CAGTGAGGATGACGGCGATGATGAAGCAGATGTGGAGAGTGACATGGAGAGCGGCTCCGAGGACGAGTCCGGTTCAGAGTTAGACGAGGACAGTGACGGCAGCGGGCCAGATCTGGCCAGGGGGAAAAGGGCAATGTGGAGACCAGCTCGGACGAGGACGACGATGATGACTTGGAGGCCATTTTGAAACGCGAGGAGGAGGAGATCCAGCACGACTGGGGCGAGCTGTGCAAGGACGCGCCGCGGAGCGAGGAGGTGAGTTCTAAGGCTGTGTCTCATTTGTCCAGAGGGACTTCTTCTACTCATTTCCTTTCATCATCTAAAATGGCATAAGAAATTGCATGTTCCAATGTTGTCGTTTTTTTCTACAACAGGTAACCCAAAGGCTTGCCGTGTGTAACATGGATTGGGACCGGATGAAAGCCAAGGACCTGCTGGCTCTGTTTAACTCCTTCAAGCCTAAAGGAGGGGTTGTGCTCTCTGTGAAGGCAAGGC
This genomic interval from Oncorhynchus keta strain PuntledgeMale-10-30-2019 unplaced genomic scaffold, Oket_V2 Un_contig_22063_pilon_pilon, whole genome shotgun sequence contains the following:
- the LOC127921331 gene encoding ESF1 homolog; its protein translation is MESGSEDESGQGEKGNVETSSDEDDDDDLEAILKREEEEIQHDWGELCKDAPRSEEVTQRLAVCNMDWDRMKAKDLLALFNSFKPKGGVVLSVKARLH